ACATGCTTTTCAAGTTGCATGCGAATATCGTCCGGATCAGACTCTGTAAACTGCTCACCAGGTAAGATAAGCGAGCAAGACATTAACGGTTCATTGAGCTCTTCTAAAATCGCGCAGATTATTGGATGCTCAGTGACGCGAATACCTATGGTTTTTTTCTTTTCGTTTATCAACCTTTTAGGGACCTCTTTGGTGCCCTTTAAAATGAAGGTATACGGTCCCGGCGTATTATTTTTTATCAAACGAAACATTTGATTATCAACACGCGCATAAGTCGATAACTCAGATAGATCGCGACACATTAATGTGAAGTTATGATGCTTTTCGATCCCACGAATACGTTCAATGCGCTCTTTTGCCTGCTTGTTTCCTAAACTACAACCGATCGCATAACCCGAGTCAGTTGGATAAACAACCACCCCACCTTTTTGGATGATTTCAACCGCTTGACGGATCAATCGGGCTTGCGGGTTATCTGGGTGAATATGAAAAAATTGACTCATGCTAACATTCCTCTGTGGCTCCCCAAAATTGCCATACACCTTGGCAATCTTTTGGTAAGTATAGATTTCTTCCTAAATCTAACCAGCTAGTAGGATAATGAAAATCAGACCCTTGGCTGGCTAATAAATTGTATTCTTGCGATAACTGGCCAAGAAACTGCCTTTCACTCGGCGCTTGTTGAGGTTGTGCTACCTCCATCGCTTTACCACCAGCAACAGTAAATTCATCCAGTAATTTTCGCAGCCATTTGTTGGACATCTGATAACGTCCAGGGTGAGCCAACACAGCAACACCGCCCGCACCTTGAATGGCTTCAATGGCTTCTTGCATAGAACACCAAACACTGGGCACATAGCCGGTCTTATTGCGTGCTAAAAATTTCTTAAATACGCCCTGAATATTTTTTGCAACACCGCGCTCAACAAGCGCCTTCGCAAAATGAGCGCGGGTTATCTCTGCACCTTGTGCCAACTCTAAGGCTTGCGCATAAATACCTTCGTAGCCTCTTTTTTCAAGGCGAGCACCGATTTCTTTGGCTCGTTCACGGCGTTTTTGCTGCTGCTGTATCAATAATGCCTGCAGATTTGTATCATCGATGTCAATATTTAGACCAACGATATGAATTTCAAAACTTTCCCACTTGGTAGAAATCTCAACGCCTGAAATCAACTCTAATGCTAAGTTTTTTTCTGCAATATAGTCACGCGCAATGGATACACCCGCAACCGTGTCGTGGTCAGTTAATGCCAGTACATCAACGCCTTTTTCTGTTGCCCGCTCAATAAGCTCAGGTACTGCTAAACGCCCATCAGAAAAAGTGCTATGACTGTGTAAGTCATATTTAATCAAAATTTTCCCCTTAAAAACTAAGTGAGCGCAGTATACCATGCCCGTCAGTACGAGTGCGCTTTTATTTCCTCTCTCAAAACAGTGGTGAATTTAGCCATTTTTACTAGGCCAAAAATCGTATTATTGAAATGAATAACGGACGATTGTTTATTTTTTGATATTAGTGCTTGACAATTTACACCTGAGTAAGGTTTACTGTAGGCACTTAAATTGACATAACGAAAACTTTACAAATGACTCTAACACAAAAAACAAAAATCGTTTGGTGGTGGCGCTCGTAATTGCGGGTGTGATTCGTTGTGTCTAGCAACTTTTAAACCCGCGCTGAGTCCGCGGGTTTTTTTATGGAATTTTTTTAGTGATTAACAATTTTTGCAACAATTCATCTACAAAATCTTGGTGGTGGTGCCTGAAATAGCGGGAAGGCATTGTTGTAACTAAATACACACCCCCCGCAAGTAAAAATACTTCGGGGGGTTTTTTGTACTAAAGAGGAATGAGGTTTGATTTTTAGTCAT
This genomic window from Pseudoalteromonas luteoviolacea contains:
- a CDS encoding L-threonylcarbamoyladenylate synthase, whose amino-acid sequence is MSQFFHIHPDNPQARLIRQAVEIIQKGGVVVYPTDSGYAIGCSLGNKQAKERIERIRGIEKHHNFTLMCRDLSELSTYARVDNQMFRLIKNNTPGPYTFILKGTKEVPKRLINEKKKTIGIRVTEHPIICAILEELNEPLMSCSLILPGEQFTESDPDDIRMQLEKHVDLIVHGGYLIEQATTVIDMSEDNVEILRHGCGDTAPFE
- the rnm gene encoding RNase RNM, translated to MIKYDLHSHSTFSDGRLAVPELIERATEKGVDVLALTDHDTVAGVSIARDYIAEKNLALELISGVEISTKWESFEIHIVGLNIDIDDTNLQALLIQQQQKRRERAKEIGARLEKRGYEGIYAQALELAQGAEITRAHFAKALVERGVAKNIQGVFKKFLARNKTGYVPSVWCSMQEAIEAIQGAGGVAVLAHPGRYQMSNKWLRKLLDEFTVAGGKAMEVAQPQQAPSERQFLGQLSQEYNLLASQGSDFHYPTSWLDLGRNLYLPKDCQGVWQFWGATEEC